The genomic DNA CGGGGGTGGCGTAGAGCAGGCGGTTGGGGGAGTCCGGTGTCTGCACCAAGGCTGGGGCAGCGAGCTCGACATCGTCGAGGAGCGCTTCGGTCGCTTGCTTTGCGGGCTTGACGGGGCTCAGGGCACCCGTGGTATTGCCACCCGTGGCGAGGAAGAGCGTGATCGGCTTGGCATCGGGGTTGGGGTAGTCGGCGTAGGCGGTGGGTGCCGGGCGGGGCGCGCCGGGCTCACGCTCGCGGACGATGTAGGACTTGGGGCCTTTCTCGACCCCGTTCTCGACCCCGTAGAGGAAGCGGGAGAACCACTTGTTCATCAGCTCCAGGGGCGGATCGCCGCCGTGGCCGCCCTGGTGGAAGTACTGCACCAGGGGGACGCGCCCCTTGATGGCCTGGCTGATGCGAACACTGTGCTCGGGGACGACATTCCAGTCGTTGAAGGCGTGGGCCATGAGGACGGCGCACTTGATGTTCTGGGTGAAGTTGAGCAGGTCGCGCTCGGCCCAGAAGGCGCTGTAGTCGCCGGTCTTGCGGTCCTGGTTCTGGGCAAAGAGGCCATCGCGGTAGATCCGATCGCCCACAGCGCGGTTGGCGGGATCGCCGCTATTGATAAAGTCGTAGAGGGAGTCGATGTCCTCCCCAAGATAGCCGCCGGGGCTGCGCACAAGGCCGTTGGTGCGGTAGTAGTGGTAGTACGACGTGTTCGGGGCGACCGGAATGATCGCCTCGAGGCCCTTCACCCCCGTGGTCGCGGCAGCGACGGGGATCGTGCCGTTGTACGATGTCCCGGTCATGCCGACTTTTCCCGTGCACCAGTCCGCCTTAATCTCCGTCTGGCCGTCGCGAGTCGTGTAGCCCTTCGCCCGCCCATTGAGCCAGTCGATCACCGCCTTGGGCGCGAGGCGCTCGGGTAGGCCACCGACGGTCGGGCTGCCCTGCGAGAGGCCTGTCCCTGGTGCCTCCGAGTGGACCACGGCAAACCCGCGCGGGACCCAGGTGGCGGCCAGGGAGCCTG from Armatimonas rosea includes the following:
- a CDS encoding Xaa-Pro dipeptidyl-peptidase, whose amino-acid sequence is MSTARSSSLRLGSLLSLIVPLTLLSGPAHAQNSLAKPLFADGQAQVVPAFATPTEWIREHLWVETEFDSDNDGKRDRVHVDVIRQRQTQTEGLKVPVIYESSPYFAGTSGNFDVNWDVHQELGTDPPQRTAHPNVPFNPNRTSVSGSLAATWVPRGFAVVHSEAPGTGLSQGSPTVGGLPERLAPKAVIDWLNGRAKGYTTRDGQTEIKADWCTGKVGMTGTSYNGTIPVAAATTGVKGLEAIIPVAPNTSYYHYYRTNGLVRSPGGYLGEDIDSLYDFINSGDPANRAVGDRIYRDGLFAQNQDRKTGDYSAFWAERDLLNFTQNIKCAVLMAHAFNDWNVVPEHSVRISQAIKGRVPLVQYFHQGGHGGDPPLELMNKWFSRFLYGVENGVEKGPKSYIVREREPGAPRPAPTAYADYPNPDAKPITLFLATGGNTTGALSPVKPAKQATEALLDDVELAAPALVQTPDSPNRLLYATPELTAPLHLSGTARITIKLASSAPAANLSVYLVQLPWTAGPMGTANLITRGWADPQNYKSLTKGGDYHSMTPGTPLKPGEFVTLTFDLEPDDQIIPAGKKIGLMILSSDHDFTLWPKAGTKLTVDLDATQITLPIVGGVPAFKRATSSN